A region from the Drosophila bipectinata strain 14024-0381.07 chromosome 3R, DbipHiC1v2, whole genome shotgun sequence genome encodes:
- the LOC108130865 gene encoding organic cation transporter protein, producing MAVDYVLEDLMGKLGEFGKYQFLQFFLQVLSALTAGLHMLSLVTVAAVPDHRCFIEGLDNSSFSRGPWNSSDILAAIPLKPNGDLDSCHMFDPAAPGANSTIPCTSYVYDTTYYKTSRTIDWNFVCDRRWMGAIVQTVFMLGVFTGAVTLGGLADKVGRKTVFCWSALFQLIIGVGLAFIPEYFSFMAARYLLGIVGSAGAYICGFVLTMELVGPSKRTVCGITFQAVFAGGIMLVAGWGALIHDRQWLQVVYGLHGCLFLGHWWWLDESPRWLWMQGRAAEAVDIVAKGLRINGSGIPVDKEYYVQKAKQQAAVEEKSSAGLSDLFRTPNLRMKTLNVCLCWFANSLVYYGLSLSAGKLYGNPYLILFILGLVEFPSYITIVFVLDRLGRRSITSTLMLGGGLCCIVAAYIAQGSNTSTAVVMAGKLLIAGSFAVIYNYSAELFPTVVRNSAMGLGSMCARLSGALTPLITLLDSFDPKIPAVLFGVVALASGFWVMFLPETMNQPMPESIEDGENFGKGDTWFSQCAGRKQRQDSVYPEDPEQMVPLKTIESK from the exons ATGGCAGTGGATTATGTTTTGGAGGACCTCATGGGCAAACTGG GGGAGTTCGGAAAGTACCAGTTCCTGCAGTTCTTCCTACAGGTGCTGTCCGCCCTGACCGCCGGCTTGCACATGCTCTCCCTGGTGACGGTGGCGGCCGTTCCGGACCACCGCTGCTTCATCGAGGGCCTGGACAACAGCAGCTTCTCTAGGGGTCCCTGGAACTCCAGCGACATTTTGGCAGCCATTCCGTTGAAGCCCAACGGTGACCTGGACTCGTGCCACATGTTCGACCCCGCAGCACCGGGCGCCAACTCCACCATTCCCTGCACCAGCTACGTATACGACACGACGTACTACAAGACCTCCCGCACCATCGACTGGAACTTCGTGTGCGACCGCCGCTGGATGGGGGCCATTGTCCAGACCGTGTTCATGCTGGGCGTCTTCACGGGAGCAGTGACGCTGGGTGGCCTCGCCGACAAGGTGGGCCGCAAGACCGTCTTTTGCTGGTCGGCTCTTTTCCAGTTGATCATTGGCGTGGGTCTGGCCTTCATTCCCGAGTACTTCTCCTTCATGGCGGCGCGCTACTTGCTCGGCATTGTGGGGTCCGCAGGAGCTTACATCTGTGGCTTTGTGCTCACCATGGAGCTGGTTGGTCCCAGCAAGCGTACGGTGTGCGGCATTACCTTTCAG GCCGTCTTTGCTGGAGGCATCATGCTGGTAGCCGGTTGGGGAGCTCTCATCCACGACCGCCAGTGGCTGCAGGTGGTCTACGGCCTGCACGGCTGCCTGTTCTTGGGCCACTGGTGGTGGCTGGACGAATCTCCGCGCTGGCTGTGGATGCAGGGCCGAGCTGCCGAGGCCGTGGACATTGTGGCGAAGGGCCTCAGGATCAACGGATCGGGCATTCCCGTGGACAAGGAGTACTACGTGCAGAAGGCCAAGCAGCAGGCTGCCGTTGAAGAGAAGTCCAGTGCCGGACTGAGCGATCTCTTTCGGACGCCCAATCTCCGGATGAAGACCCTGAACGTGTGCCTCTGCTGGTTTGCCAACTCCCTGGTGTACTACGGCCTGTCGTTGAGCGCCGGAAAGCTGTACGGTAATCCGTACCTTATTCTGTTCATCCTGGGCCTGGTCGAGTTCCCTAGCTACATCACCATTGTGTTCGTCCTGGATCGCCTGGGTCGCCGGTCGATCACCTCAACCCTGATGCTGGGCGGCGGGCTGTGCTGCATCGTGGCCGCCTACATCGCCCAGGGCAGCAACACCTCCACGGCCGTGGTGATGGCTGGAAAGCTGCTCATCGCCGGGTCCTTCGCCGTCATTTACAACTACTCGGCGGAACTATTTCCCACCGTGGTCCGCAACTCGGCCATGGGCTTGGGATCGATGTGCGCCCGTCTGTCGGGAGCTCTGACTCCTCTCATCACACTCCTCGATTCCTTCGACCCGAAGATCCCGGCTGTTCTGTTCGGAGTGGTGGCATTGGCTTCCGGTTTCTGGGTCATGTTCCTGCCGGAGACAATGAACCAGCCTATGCCGGAGTCCATTGAGGACGGCGAGAACTTCGGCAAGGGCGACACCTGGTTCAGTCAGTGCGCCGGTCGAAAACAGCGCCAGGACAGCGTCTATCCGGAGGACCCCGAGCAGATGGTGCCGCTCAAGACGATCGAGAGCAAGTGA
- the sra gene encoding protein sarah, translating to MSDAAKSNNNASAAGDPATPRSNHNNNNSGKSSNKLKSTQNSSGGGSIDKLSPDQDIYINAADGLPSQHPTLPPEGDVDSETEPEVDADSFDDLPTSIIVTNIHSEVFTNPELKSAMEELFRTFSDSATFHWLRSFRRMRVNYDNAIAAANARIKLHQYEFNKRTVITCYFAQPVTPVSNKNLQPPAPVKQFLISPPASPPAGWEPREEGEPLVNHDLLAALASLTPGESHELHPQSEDQPAIIVHTAMLPEGGPASGPGVPAKTPIVQTKCPERA from the coding sequence ATGTCCGACGCGGCAAAGTCCAACAACAACGCTTCCGCCGCTGGAGATCCAGCCACGCCGCGcagcaaccacaacaacaataacagcgGCAAGAGCAGCAACAAACTAAAGTCCACGCAGAACAGCAGCGGGGGCGGGAGCATAGACAAGCTGTCCCCGGACCAGGACATCTACATCAACGCCGCCGACGGCCTGCCCAGCCAGCACCCGACGCTGCCGCCGGAGGGCGATGTGGACAGCGAGACGGAGCCCGAGGTCGACGCGGACTCGTTCGACGACCTGCCCACCTCGATCATCGTCACCAACATCCACTCGGAGGTGTTCACCAACCCGGAACTGAAGAGTGCGATGGAGGAGCTCTTCCGCACGTTCAGCGACTCGGCGACGTTCCACTGGCTCCGCAGCTTCCGCCGGATGCGCGTGAACTACGACAATGCCATTGCTGCGGCCAATGCGCGGATCAAGCTGCACCAGTACGAGTTCAACAAGAGGACGGTGATCACCTGCTACTTCGCCCAGCCGGTGACTCCGGTCAGCAACAAGAACCTGCAGCCGCCGGCACCGGTTAAACAGTTCCTCATCTCGCCGCCCGCCTCCCCGCCGGCCGGCTGGGAGCCGCGGGAGGAGGGCGAACCTCTTGTCAACCACGACCTGCTGGCGGCCCTGGCCAGCCTGACGCCCGGCGAGTCGCACGAACTGCACCCGCAGAGCGAGGACCAGCCGGCGATCATCGTTCACACGGCCATGCTGCCGGAGGGCGGTCCCGCCTCGGGTCCCGGGGTCCCGGCCAAGACACCGATTGTCCAGACCAAGTGCCCGGAGCGGGCATAA
- the LOC108130866 gene encoding centriolin, translated as MGESTSKDPASFHNMNLLADILIRETEELENEFRIKMEFIRDQEKLCFSNANNLVTVDQFLKTINGTLFKLETDLNENDDLLIQAEDKVAILERSCVNVPEQKQSRVDPMVRATYTDLLRLLMSTEKSADQCNTLREEIEVYNNEMSEKLVPINVIGKIMDFHNRTLDTMEKQINLLHVQIVGLKTEFADISKREEKLLLAALLPKPKTRKPCSKYLRL; from the exons ATGGGTGAATCAACTAGCAAGGACCCGGCGTCATTCCATAACATGAACCTACTGGCTGATATTTTAATTAGGGAAACCGAGGAACTCGAAAACGAGTTCAGGATCAAGATGGAGTTCATCAGGGACCAAGAAAAGCTCTGCTTCTCGAACGCCAATAAT CTTGTCACCGTGGACCAGTTCCTGAAAACTATAAATGGTACCCTTTTCAAGTTGGAAACGGATCTTAATGAGAACGATGATCTGTTGATCCAGGCAGAAGATAAGGTAGCCATATTGGAGCGCTCCTGCGTAAATGTGCCAGAACAGAAGCAGTCCAGAGTAGACCCTATGGTCCGAGCCACCTACACTGATCTGCTGAGACTACTGATGTCCACCGAAAAGTCTGCTGACCAGTGCAACACGCTCAGGGAGGAAATCGAGGTGTACAACAACGAAATGTCGGAGAAACTCGTGCCCATTAATGTG ATTGGCAAGATCATGGACTTCCACAATCGCACTTTGGATACAATGGAGAAGCAGATAAATCTCTTGCACGTCCAAATCGTGGGACTGAAAACCGAATTTGCAGACATCTCAAAGCGCGAAGAAAAGCTTTTACTCGCCGCTTTACTTCCAAAGCCAAAGACCAGGAAACCATGTTCAAAGTATCTACGCCTTTAA
- the mtSSB gene encoding single-stranded DNA-binding protein, mitochondrial, whose product MMQQTKHMFQPMLIGLRTLATRGVTTTTAAAPAKIEKTVNTVTILGRVGADPQLRGSQEHPVVTFSVATHTNYKYENGDWAQRTDWHRVVVFKPNLRDTVLEYLKKGQRTMVQGKITYGEITDLQGNQKTSTSIIADDVLFFRDANN is encoded by the exons ATGAtgcaacaaacaaaacacatG TTTCAGCCCATGCTGATTGGCTTGCGGACATTGGCGACACGCGGGGTGACCACAACCACAGCGGCGGCGCCCgccaaaattgaaaaaa CTGTAAACACCGTAACCATTTTGGGGCGCGTCGGGGCCGATCCTCAACTGCGGGGATCCCAGGAGCATCCGGTGGTCACGTTCTCCGTCGCCACCCACACCAACTACAA ATACGAGAACGGGGACTGGGCTCAGCGCACAGACTGGCATCGCGTGGTGGTTTTCAAGCCAAACCTGCGCGACACCGTACTTGAATACCTGAAGAAGGGACAGCGAACCATGGTGCAGGGCAAGATCACCTACGGAGAAATAACTGACCTGCAAGGAAACCAGAAGACCAGCACCAGCATCATAGCCGACGATGTGCTCTTCTTCCGCGACGCCAACAACTAG